A region from the Campylobacter subantarcticus LMG 24377 genome encodes:
- the glmS gene encoding glutamine--fructose-6-phosphate transaminase (isomerizing), whose translation MCGIVGYIGTKEKKKIILEGLKELEYRGYDSAGIAVMKDGELDFFKAVGKLENLANKTTDFSSDGFGLAIGHTRWATHGKPTEINAHPHLGQYSCVIHNGIIENYQELKTKLTQEGINFLSQTDTEVIVHLFEHYANNLEPFEAFQKTISRLRGAFAILLVSKKDPNTIYFAKNAIPLIIGKNSNENEYYFSSSDAPLVSLVDKVAYLEDGDYGYVNLNECKICHDQACIQPTFVALSQDKSYAQKDGYRFFMEKEIYEQSRVLGEVLMGRLQGDQIVFEDIDESLLQNIDEITLCACGTSYHAALSGAYLLERLAKIKTKVEVASEFRYREAIIGKNTLFIVISQSGETADTLEALKIVKAQGVKTLAICNVDNSNIVRLADISLLTRAGIEKGVASTKAFATQVATLWMLAIYLAQKANLDMNKEIKALRSLPSIVKVEQNLHEKVHRISKRYLHGHGFFFIGRDVFYPLALEGALKLKEISYLHAEGYPAGEMKHGPIALADSELFTVALMPQNCLYEKTKSNVEELAARDSTLLAISPLDFDLSDDFIKTSKQEHYMCEFFEMMVILQLLALEVSIRLGNDVDMPRNLAKSVTVE comes from the coding sequence ATGTGTGGAATAGTAGGCTACATCGGAACTAAAGAAAAGAAAAAAATCATATTAGAAGGCTTAAAAGAACTTGAATATAGAGGCTATGATAGCGCTGGTATAGCAGTGATGAAAGATGGGGAGTTAGATTTTTTTAAAGCGGTTGGAAAATTAGAAAACCTGGCCAATAAAACAACTGATTTTAGTAGCGATGGCTTTGGTCTTGCCATAGGTCATACACGCTGGGCAACCCATGGCAAGCCTACTGAAATCAATGCCCATCCACACTTAGGTCAATACTCTTGCGTAATCCACAATGGAATCATAGAAAATTACCAAGAATTAAAAACAAAACTCACACAAGAAGGCATTAATTTTCTAAGCCAGACTGACACTGAAGTTATTGTACATTTATTTGAACACTATGCGAATAATTTAGAACCCTTTGAAGCATTTCAAAAAACTATATCTAGATTAAGAGGTGCTTTTGCTATATTACTTGTAAGCAAAAAAGATCCAAATACAATTTATTTTGCTAAAAATGCCATACCACTCATCATCGGAAAAAATAGTAATGAGAATGAATATTATTTTTCATCAAGTGATGCTCCTTTAGTTTCTTTGGTTGATAAAGTGGCTTATCTTGAAGATGGAGATTATGGATATGTTAATTTAAATGAATGTAAAATTTGTCATGATCAAGCTTGCATCCAACCTACCTTTGTAGCTTTAAGTCAAGATAAAAGTTATGCTCAAAAAGATGGTTATAGATTTTTCATGGAAAAAGAAATTTACGAGCAAAGCAGAGTTTTAGGCGAAGTACTCATGGGTCGTTTACAGGGTGATCAAATTGTATTTGAAGATATAGATGAATCACTGTTACAAAATATAGATGAAATTACACTTTGTGCTTGTGGTACAAGTTATCATGCAGCATTAAGCGGTGCTTACTTACTTGAAAGACTTGCAAAGATTAAAACTAAAGTAGAAGTTGCGAGTGAATTTAGATACAGAGAAGCTATTATAGGTAAAAATACTCTTTTTATAGTAATCTCTCAAAGTGGAGAAACAGCAGATACATTAGAAGCTTTAAAAATAGTAAAAGCACAAGGAGTTAAAACTTTAGCAATATGTAATGTGGATAATTCTAACATCGTACGTTTGGCTGATATATCTTTACTTACCAGAGCGGGCATTGAAAAAGGTGTAGCTTCAACCAAAGCTTTTGCTACTCAAGTTGCTACTTTATGGATGTTAGCAATTTATCTTGCACAAAAAGCAAATTTAGACATGAATAAAGAAATTAAAGCTCTAAGAAGTTTACCAAGCATCGTTAAAGTTGAACAAAACTTGCATGAAAAAGTGCATAGAATTTCAAAAAGATACTTGCATGGCCATGGCTTTTTCTTTATAGGAAGAGATGTATTTTACCCATTAGCGCTTGAAGGGGCTTTAAAATTAAAAGAAATTTCATATTTACATGCTGAAGGCTATCCTGCAGGAGAGATGAAACATGGACCTATTGCTCTAGCAGATAGTGAGCTTTTTACCGTTGCATTAATGCCACAAAATTGTCTTTATGAAAAAACAAAATCCAATGTCGAAGAGCTTGCTGCAAGGGATTCTACTTTACTTGCTATCTCTCCACTTGATTTTGATTTAAGTGATGATTTTATAAAAACTTCAAAACAAGAGCACTATATGTGCGAATTTTTCGAAATGATGGTAATCTTACAACTTCTAGCTTTAGAAGTTTCTATAAGACTTGGCAACGATGTAGATATGCCAAGAAATCTAGCAAAAAGTGTTACAGTAGAATAA